A genomic window from Cytobacillus suaedae includes:
- a CDS encoding ABC transporter ATP-binding protein, translating into MLHLNQIHKVFNEGTPDEKIALDWTNLTLERGDFVTIIGSNGAGKSTLMNVISGVLTPDVGKVVIDGKDVTSMSEFKRAKLIGRVFQDPMAGTAPNMTIEENLAMAYSRNKQRTLRIGVTKKRKEYFKEVLESLHLGLENRLSAKVGLLSGGERQALSLLMATFTEPAILLLDEHTAALDPSRAELITNLTKEIVEKYGLTTLMVTHNMQQALDLGNRLIMMDKGQIILEVEEDKKKDLTIEKLLNEFQRIRGTKMTNDRALLT; encoded by the coding sequence ATGCTGCATTTAAATCAGATTCATAAAGTATTTAATGAAGGAACTCCTGACGAGAAGATAGCACTTGATTGGACAAATTTAACTCTTGAGCGAGGAGATTTTGTCACGATAATTGGAAGTAATGGTGCTGGTAAGTCAACGCTAATGAATGTGATATCGGGAGTATTAACTCCGGATGTCGGTAAGGTCGTTATTGATGGCAAAGACGTAACCTCAATGTCGGAATTCAAACGAGCTAAACTAATAGGCAGGGTCTTCCAGGATCCAATGGCTGGGACAGCTCCAAATATGACGATTGAAGAGAATTTGGCCATGGCTTACTCCCGAAATAAACAAAGGACACTAAGAATAGGGGTTACCAAAAAGAGAAAAGAATATTTTAAAGAAGTATTAGAATCTCTACATCTAGGCCTAGAAAACCGTTTGTCAGCGAAAGTCGGCTTATTATCTGGTGGAGAAAGGCAAGCACTTTCATTATTAATGGCAACATTTACTGAACCTGCCATTCTCTTATTAGATGAACACACTGCTGCATTAGACCCATCTAGGGCAGAACTAATCACCAATCTTACAAAAGAGATTGTTGAGAAATATGGACTCACAACCCTAATGGTTACCCATAACATGCAACAGGCTCTAGACCTAGGCAATCGCTTAATCATGATGGACAAAGGCCAAATTATTCTAGAAGTAGAAGAAGATAAGAAAAAGGACCTAACTATCGAAAAACTATTAAACGAATTCCAACGAATTCGTGGAACAAAAATGACAAACGACCGTGCACTGTTGACTTAG
- a CDS encoding ABC transporter permease, which translates to MFTAIFGAFESGIIYAIMAIGVYLSFRVLDFPDLTVDGSFVTGAAVAATLIVSGVNPFTATMLALVLGFIAGCITGIIHTVGKINALLSGILMMIALYSINLRIMGKSNVSLLNTDTMFTQVRDAWDKTGIDAFFNQILTLVGLGDSLPRTWGILIFMIVVTFLLKFLIDRFLKTEIGLAIRATGDNQRMIRSLSANTNMMVIVGLGLSNAMVAFSGALIAQQGGFADVGMGIGMIIIGLASVIIGEALFGTKTIARTTLAVIGGAIIYRIVVTLALRVDFLEPGDMKLITATIVILALVMPKFLTHSRDKKRKAKKQSEAIRFAAATSERGESNAAFKSDS; encoded by the coding sequence GTGTTTACAGCGATATTCGGAGCATTTGAATCAGGGATCATCTATGCGATTATGGCGATAGGTGTTTACTTATCCTTTCGTGTGCTGGACTTTCCAGATTTAACAGTAGACGGAAGCTTTGTAACAGGTGCAGCTGTTGCAGCAACGTTAATTGTAAGTGGGGTTAATCCCTTTACAGCTACAATGCTCGCACTAGTTCTAGGCTTTATTGCCGGCTGTATTACTGGAATTATTCATACGGTTGGAAAAATCAATGCTCTTCTTTCCGGTATTTTAATGATGATTGCCCTTTATTCTATCAATCTTAGAATAATGGGAAAGTCGAATGTATCTTTATTGAATACCGATACGATGTTTACGCAAGTTAGAGACGCATGGGATAAAACAGGAATCGACGCTTTTTTCAATCAGATTTTGACCCTTGTAGGTTTGGGTGATAGTTTACCAAGAACATGGGGAATATTGATCTTTATGATTGTTGTAACCTTTTTACTAAAATTCCTCATTGATCGTTTTTTAAAAACAGAGATTGGTTTGGCCATCCGTGCAACGGGTGATAATCAACGCATGATTCGAAGTCTTTCAGCCAACACAAATATGATGGTAATCGTAGGGCTTGGACTCTCCAATGCTATGGTTGCTTTTTCAGGAGCCCTAATTGCACAACAAGGCGGCTTCGCAGATGTTGGTATGGGGATTGGTATGATTATCATTGGTTTAGCGTCTGTTATCATTGGAGAAGCGTTATTTGGGACCAAAACAATTGCTAGAACAACATTAGCTGTTATTGGTGGAGCCATTATTTATCGAATTGTTGTAACACTTGCTCTGAGGGTTGATTTCCTTGAGCCGGGGGACATGAAACTAATCACAGCAACAATCGTAATTTTAGCACTTGTTATGCCTAAATTCCTTACACATTCCCGTGATAAAAAACGAAAAGCTAAGAAACAATCTGAGGCCATTAGATTTGCGGCTGCCACTTCCGAAAGGGGGGAATCAAATGCTGCATTTAAATCAGATTCATAA
- a CDS encoding ABC transporter substrate-binding protein encodes MKKPMKVASSLLLAGMLALTGCSSQSSGDGEYVIGLTQFAEHPSLDAATEGFKKALEDQGFKEGENVTYDFQNAQADMNNTATIANNFVGDKVDLIFANATPSATAALNATREIPIIFTSVTDPVGAGLVEAFDKPGENITGTTDNHPDATANTINFITNEIGAKKIGIIYNSGEQNSVVQVEQVEELAKNNGAEIVEVSVSTSAEVKQAAESLVGRVDAMYIPTDNTVVSALDVVISVANEKKIPLFVGELDSMKKGAVAASGFSYFDLGYQSGLMAAKILKGEKKPSEINVELPDSMKLMINTKAAEAQGLEVDSEWEKLGEFFDGE; translated from the coding sequence ATGAAAAAACCTATGAAAGTAGCTTCATCACTTTTACTAGCAGGAATGCTAGCATTGACTGGTTGTAGTAGCCAATCATCGGGTGATGGTGAGTATGTAATTGGTCTTACTCAATTTGCGGAGCATCCATCATTAGATGCAGCGACAGAAGGATTTAAAAAAGCGCTTGAAGATCAGGGCTTTAAAGAAGGAGAAAATGTTACATACGATTTCCAAAATGCACAAGCTGATATGAACAATACCGCTACAATTGCCAATAACTTTGTTGGTGATAAAGTAGATTTAATTTTCGCAAATGCTACACCAAGTGCGACAGCTGCTTTAAATGCTACAAGAGAGATTCCAATTATTTTCACTTCAGTAACTGATCCTGTAGGAGCTGGGCTAGTTGAGGCATTTGATAAGCCTGGTGAAAACATCACTGGTACAACAGATAACCATCCTGATGCGACGGCTAATACAATCAATTTTATTACAAATGAAATAGGAGCTAAAAAGATTGGGATTATCTACAATTCTGGTGAGCAAAACTCGGTCGTTCAGGTTGAACAAGTAGAAGAGCTTGCAAAAAACAATGGTGCTGAAATTGTTGAGGTTTCTGTTTCTACTTCAGCAGAAGTAAAACAAGCGGCAGAATCACTAGTTGGACGTGTAGACGCAATGTATATACCTACTGATAATACAGTTGTTTCTGCATTAGATGTTGTTATCTCAGTTGCGAATGAAAAGAAAATTCCTTTATTCGTTGGTGAGTTAGATTCAATGAAAAAAGGTGCAGTAGCGGCAAGTGGTTTCAGTTACTTTGACCTTGGCTATCAATCTGGTTTAATGGCTGCAAAAATTCTAAAAGGTGAGAAAAAACCTTCAGAAATCAATGTAGAATTACCAGATAGCATGAAGCTTATGATTAATACAAAAGCTGCAGAGGCACAAGGGTTAGAAGTGGACTCTGAATGGGAAAAACTAGGGGAGTTCTTTGACGGAGAATAG
- a CDS encoding DUF561 domain-containing protein → MNRLMDILEIDYPILQGGMGNISNAILTSAVSNAGGLGTIGAGTMSPEEVEQIIIETKSRTDKPFAVNVAISVSPNVREVLKLVIKHNVKIVSLSAGNPAPFIPKLKEHGIKVITVVASVKQARKAEEAGADVLVAEGYEAAGINSNLETTTLTLIPQIVSQVNIPVVAAGGIGDGKGLAAMLALGASGVQMGTRFIATAEAPFHEEYKKQLLLAQDDGTVIVGRSVGKIRRVLKTDYAKTLLDHETKGISLDEFNQLTTEDYHKIGALEGKGDQGFMNGGQISGLVSDIPTVQELVDRMMREAKEQITKAQSYL, encoded by the coding sequence GTGAATAGGTTAATGGATATTTTAGAGATAGATTACCCAATTCTACAAGGTGGTATGGGGAATATCAGCAATGCAATATTAACGTCTGCTGTTTCCAATGCGGGTGGTTTAGGTACAATTGGGGCAGGAACAATGAGCCCAGAAGAAGTGGAACAAATAATCATTGAAACAAAAAGTAGAACAGATAAACCTTTTGCAGTTAATGTAGCCATTAGTGTGTCCCCTAATGTGCGAGAAGTTCTTAAGCTAGTAATCAAGCATAATGTGAAAATCGTATCTCTTTCTGCTGGTAACCCAGCTCCGTTTATTCCAAAGTTAAAGGAGCATGGTATTAAGGTCATTACGGTGGTAGCGTCTGTAAAGCAAGCGCGAAAAGCAGAAGAAGCTGGTGCGGATGTGCTTGTTGCCGAAGGATATGAGGCTGCAGGTATTAATTCAAATCTTGAAACTACCACACTCACACTGATTCCTCAAATCGTTAGCCAAGTGAACATTCCAGTCGTGGCCGCAGGAGGAATTGGAGATGGTAAAGGATTGGCTGCAATGCTTGCACTAGGAGCAAGTGGTGTCCAAATGGGTACTAGATTTATAGCCACTGCAGAAGCACCATTTCATGAAGAATACAAAAAACAATTACTTCTCGCACAGGATGATGGAACAGTAATTGTTGGAAGATCTGTCGGTAAAATACGCCGAGTTCTCAAAACCGATTATGCAAAGACACTATTAGACCACGAAACAAAAGGAATTTCATTAGACGAATTCAATCAATTAACCACAGAAGACTATCACAAAATCGGTGCCCTCGAAGGAAAAGGCGACCAAGGCTTCATGAACGGTGGCCAAATATCAGGACTCGTATCCGACATCCCAACCGTCCAAGAACTAGTGGACCGCATGATGAGAGAAGCAAAGGAACAAATTACAAAAGCCCAAAGTTATTTATAA
- the paaX gene encoding phenylacetic acid degradation operon negative regulatory protein PaaX, translating into MNTRSMIFTLYGDYISHYGSKIWIGSLIRLLNEFGHNDQSVRAAISRMNKQGWVQADKIGNKSYYSLTPRGQKRIEEAAKRIFKLKPEEWDGKWRMLMYTIPEEIRNVRDELRKELVWSGFGTMSNSCWISANNLEKQVYDLIDKYEISAYVDFFIAEYGGPHENLRLVEKSWDLQDINSKYQEFITEYSQKYIIDKNKIAKGNMTDAECFVERTKLVHEYRKFLFVDPGLPEELLPSQWLGNHAASLFGEYYKELAKPASRFFESVFKDGNEIKDKDHDYNAMNHPYIIE; encoded by the coding sequence GTGAATACTAGATCAATGATTTTTACATTATATGGAGATTATATTTCGCATTATGGTAGTAAAATTTGGATCGGTAGTTTGATTAGACTTTTAAATGAATTTGGCCACAATGACCAATCTGTAAGAGCGGCCATTTCGAGAATGAATAAACAGGGGTGGGTTCAAGCAGATAAGATTGGCAATAAAAGTTATTACTCATTAACACCACGTGGTCAAAAGAGGATAGAAGAAGCTGCCAAAAGGATATTTAAATTGAAGCCAGAGGAATGGGATGGCAAATGGAGAATGCTCATGTATACCATTCCAGAGGAAATCCGAAATGTAAGAGACGAACTTAGAAAAGAACTAGTTTGGAGCGGTTTTGGAACGATGTCAAATAGCTGCTGGATTTCAGCAAATAATCTTGAAAAACAAGTGTATGATTTAATTGATAAATATGAAATCTCCGCTTACGTTGATTTCTTTATTGCAGAATATGGTGGCCCACATGAAAACCTTCGACTCGTCGAGAAGAGCTGGGATTTGCAGGACATCAATTCTAAATATCAAGAATTCATCACCGAATATAGCCAAAAGTATATTATTGATAAAAATAAGATTGCAAAAGGGAATATGACAGACGCCGAATGCTTTGTTGAACGTACAAAGCTAGTCCATGAGTATCGAAAGTTCCTGTTCGTTGATCCAGGGTTACCAGAAGAGCTTTTACCTAGTCAGTGGTTAGGTAACCATGCTGCGTCATTATTCGGAGAATATTACAAAGAGCTGGCCAAGCCTGCATCTAGATTTTTTGAAAGTGTATTTAAAGATGGGAACGAGATAAAAGATAAAGATCACGATTATAATGCGATGAATCATCCATATATCATAGAGTAA
- the pcaF gene encoding 3-oxoadipyl-CoA thiolase, translating into MKEVVIVDAVRTPIGRYNGSLKNIRPDDLGAVVIKALVQRNPQLDPREIEEVVFGNANQAGEDNRNVARMSALLAGLPVEVAATTINRLCGSGLDSVNYAARAIAVGEGDIFIAGGTESMTRAPFVMAKPSKDFPRGNMEMFDTTIGWRFINNQLAEMYGTDSMPETAENVAKQYNLSREEQDYFAYKSQLKARAAMESGRLNDEIVPVSYKDRKGNEVVVEMDEHPRPETTVETLAKLKPLFKDGTVTAGNASGVNDGASALLLMSADKAKELGLKPLASYVVSATAGLEPSIMGIGPIFATRKALERAGLSTSDLDLIELNEAFASQSLACMRDLELDAEKVNVNGGAIAFGHPLGASGARILTTLIYEMKRRSSTYGLATMCVGVGQGIATIVKNIDSK; encoded by the coding sequence ATGAAGGAAGTCGTCATTGTTGATGCCGTGCGAACGCCAATTGGGCGCTATAATGGATCTTTAAAAAATATACGACCGGACGATTTAGGTGCAGTTGTCATAAAAGCTCTAGTTCAACGTAATCCTCAACTAGACCCACGTGAAATTGAGGAAGTTGTGTTCGGAAATGCAAACCAAGCTGGTGAAGATAATCGAAATGTTGCTAGAATGTCGGCTTTACTTGCGGGTTTACCAGTAGAGGTAGCGGCAACGACCATTAACCGTTTGTGTGGATCAGGGTTAGATTCAGTCAATTATGCTGCAAGAGCGATTGCTGTGGGTGAGGGTGATATTTTTATTGCTGGTGGAACCGAAAGTATGACTCGTGCTCCATTTGTTATGGCAAAACCATCGAAAGATTTTCCAAGAGGCAATATGGAAATGTTTGATACGACGATTGGTTGGCGTTTTATTAACAACCAACTAGCTGAAATGTATGGAACGGATAGTATGCCTGAAACTGCTGAAAATGTCGCAAAACAATATAATCTCTCTAGAGAAGAACAAGATTATTTTGCCTACAAAAGTCAGCTAAAAGCTCGAGCTGCAATGGAATCTGGTCGATTGAATGATGAAATTGTTCCAGTCTCTTATAAAGATCGTAAAGGGAATGAAGTTGTAGTTGAAATGGATGAACATCCACGTCCTGAAACTACTGTTGAAACGCTAGCCAAGCTAAAGCCCTTATTTAAGGATGGTACAGTAACCGCAGGGAATGCCTCTGGTGTAAATGACGGTGCATCAGCTCTTCTATTAATGAGTGCTGACAAAGCAAAGGAACTAGGCCTTAAGCCACTTGCTTCCTACGTTGTATCTGCGACAGCTGGGCTAGAACCTTCGATTATGGGTATTGGGCCTATTTTTGCGACTCGCAAGGCTCTTGAACGAGCAGGCTTATCGACAAGTGATCTTGATTTGATTGAGCTCAACGAGGCATTCGCTTCTCAATCACTTGCTTGTATGAGAGATCTAGAATTAGATGCAGAAAAAGTGAATGTAAACGGTGGTGCGATAGCCTTTGGACATCCATTAGGGGCTAGTGGAGCTCGTATACTAACAACCTTGATTTATGAGATGAAGAGAAGGTCAAGTACCTATGGACTTGCGACAATGTGTGTTGGAGTAGGTCAAGGTATTGCAACGATTGTTAAAAACATAGATTCTAAGTAG